In Paenibacillus kyungheensis, the following are encoded in one genomic region:
- a CDS encoding glycoside hydrolase family 32 protein, translated as MNNSNHASKYRRTLVVLSVFGCIILGALFYFFTQTTAKGSTQNSLPNYSASNTNATSVSSERPDYHFTVPDKWKNDPQRPIYFKGKYHYYYLYNKDYPNGNGTEWRHATSTDLIHWQDHGVAIPKYTNKNGDPWSGSVVVDTNNTAGFGKNAFIAIVTQPSANGGAQEQYLWYSKNGGNTFTPYGKKPILSNPGTADFRDPKITWDARSKHWIMLMAEGNKIGFYTSTNLKHWTYTSGFLTDNVGILECPDLYLMQAANGAYKWVLGASANGRGAGNPNTYAYWTGSFNGKKFIADRKEPKWLDHGFDWYAAVTFEIAGASNPYKQRYAFGWMNNWDYVNNTPTMKEGFNGMDSIVRKIRLRFNGQSYDLSSQPIGAISQIPASTQTVQRIEVEDTEALPMSGASYQLDADISWSDLKNVGLRLRESADKSRHVDVGVFVEGKYTYVNRAYTGHPDTNGKSLESQAAFNTDKKKVHLQVLVDKNSIEVFVDDGTVAYSSLIFPNKEDQGISLFAEGGKAIFENVVLKQFNS; from the coding sequence TTGAACAACAGCAACCACGCATCGAAATATCGCCGGACACTCGTTGTTCTCAGTGTGTTCGGATGTATTATATTAGGTGCCTTATTCTACTTTTTTACACAGACAACTGCAAAAGGAAGCACTCAGAACAGTCTTCCTAACTATAGCGCTTCTAATACAAATGCAACATCTGTTAGTAGCGAACGTCCTGATTATCATTTTACAGTACCGGACAAATGGAAAAACGATCCGCAACGTCCTATTTATTTTAAAGGAAAGTATCACTACTATTATCTCTATAACAAAGATTATCCGAATGGCAATGGCACCGAATGGCGTCATGCTACTTCTACCGATCTGATTCACTGGCAAGATCATGGAGTAGCCATTCCTAAATATACAAATAAAAATGGTGATCCATGGTCAGGTTCTGTCGTTGTCGATACGAACAATACCGCTGGATTTGGTAAAAATGCTTTTATCGCTATCGTAACGCAACCTTCAGCTAATGGTGGAGCACAAGAACAGTATCTATGGTATAGCAAAAATGGAGGTAACACCTTTACGCCTTATGGAAAAAAACCTATTTTATCCAATCCCGGAACTGCGGATTTTCGTGATCCGAAAATAACATGGGATGCTCGTTCCAAACACTGGATTATGTTAATGGCAGAAGGAAACAAAATAGGCTTTTACACATCGACTAATTTGAAGCATTGGACGTATACCAGTGGATTTCTTACAGACAATGTAGGGATACTGGAATGTCCTGATCTATACCTCATGCAAGCCGCCAATGGAGCCTATAAATGGGTACTGGGTGCGAGTGCTAATGGTCGCGGAGCAGGTAATCCAAATACGTATGCTTACTGGACAGGAAGCTTTAATGGCAAGAAATTTATAGCTGACCGCAAAGAACCGAAATGGTTGGATCATGGATTTGATTGGTATGCGGCAGTAACATTTGAGATTGCTGGAGCTTCTAATCCGTATAAACAACGTTATGCTTTTGGCTGGATGAACAATTGGGATTATGTGAACAATACACCGACGATGAAAGAAGGATTTAACGGCATGGATTCGATCGTTCGTAAAATACGACTTCGATTCAATGGTCAATCCTATGATCTATCTTCGCAACCGATCGGAGCAATCAGCCAGATTCCTGCATCTACCCAGACCGTTCAACGGATAGAAGTTGAAGACACGGAAGCACTCCCTATGAGCGGAGCTTCTTATCAGTTAGATGCTGATATTTCATGGTCTGACTTGAAAAATGTAGGATTACGTCTACGAGAGTCAGCGGACAAAAGCCGTCATGTGGATGTAGGAGTGTTCGTAGAAGGCAAGTATACGTATGTGAACCGAGCATACACCGGACATCCTGATACGAATGGAAAAAGTCTGGAAAGTCAGGCGGCATTTAATACCGATAAGAAAAAAGTTCATTTGCAAGTGTTAGTGGACAAAAATAGTATCGAAGTGTTTGTAGATGATGGTACAGTAGCATATTCGAGTCTGATTTTCCCGAACAAAGAAGATCAAGGAATCAGTCTATTTGCAGAAGGTGGCAAAGCCATTTTTGAAAATGTAGTTTTAAAACAATTTAATTCATAA
- a CDS encoding glycoside hydrolase family 68 protein: protein MKIKNFSRKTAAIMMAATMLTGGTSVFASGSESDYGNGTQPTPPTPVVETPSSVFNDTYGFTHLTRFDALKIASQQKESRYQVPQFDASTIRNIPSAKGKDANGNTIDLDVWDTWPLQNADGTVANYNGYEVVFGLAGDPKVSSDTFIYLFYKKAGDQSLDAWKNAGRVFKDNDKMVPNDTILNNQSEEWSGSATMTKDGKVRLFYTNRQPWDVDKGFFGKQTLTTAQINVSEPSNGTLQVNGVEDLKSIFDGDGKMYQTVDQAFRAGDYSDNHTLRDPHYVEDNGHKYLVFEANTGSETGYQGQSMFSNKAYYGGDDEFFKSEYQKVMNNPSRNYMTIANGALGIIELNNDYSLKKVMKPLIASNTVTDEIERANIFEKDGKWYLFTDTRGAKMFVDGVDAEDIYMLGYVADSIDGPYKPLNGSGLVLHQDLNKRDVTWNYAHFAIPQVKGNKVVITSYMTNRGFYTDHHSTFAPSFEVEIDGSETKVVPNSILEQGQVTSN, encoded by the coding sequence ATGAAAATCAAGAATTTCTCAAGAAAAACAGCCGCTATAATGATGGCAGCTACTATGCTAACAGGAGGAACTTCTGTTTTTGCAAGTGGTTCAGAATCAGATTACGGAAATGGTACACAGCCAACTCCGCCAACACCTGTTGTAGAAACACCATCATCTGTTTTTAATGATACTTATGGATTTACACATCTTACACGCTTTGATGCATTGAAAATAGCTAGTCAGCAAAAAGAATCTCGCTATCAAGTTCCACAATTTGATGCATCTACCATTCGCAATATTCCGTCTGCCAAAGGTAAAGATGCAAATGGTAATACGATTGATCTTGATGTATGGGATACATGGCCATTGCAAAATGCAGATGGTACTGTAGCGAACTATAATGGATATGAAGTCGTCTTTGGACTAGCAGGAGATCCAAAAGTATCGTCAGATACATTTATTTATCTGTTCTACAAAAAAGCAGGTGACCAATCATTAGATGCATGGAAAAACGCAGGTCGTGTATTTAAAGACAACGATAAAATGGTTCCTAACGATACGATCTTAAATAATCAATCTGAAGAATGGTCAGGTTCTGCAACAATGACCAAAGACGGCAAAGTGCGTTTGTTCTATACTAATCGTCAACCGTGGGATGTAGACAAAGGATTTTTCGGTAAACAAACATTAACCACTGCTCAAATCAATGTATCTGAACCTTCCAATGGAACACTTCAGGTCAACGGTGTAGAAGACCTCAAGTCTATTTTTGATGGTGATGGCAAAATGTATCAAACGGTTGATCAAGCATTCCGTGCGGGTGATTATTCTGATAACCACACATTAAGAGATCCGCATTATGTAGAAGACAATGGACACAAATATCTAGTATTTGAAGCGAATACAGGTTCTGAAACAGGTTATCAAGGTCAATCTATGTTCTCAAACAAAGCTTACTATGGTGGAGATGACGAATTCTTCAAATCAGAATACCAAAAAGTAATGAATAACCCGAGTCGTAATTACATGACGATTGCGAACGGTGCATTAGGTATTATTGAATTGAATAACGATTATTCTCTTAAAAAAGTAATGAAACCATTGATTGCTTCCAATACAGTAACCGATGAGATCGAACGTGCTAACATTTTTGAAAAAGACGGCAAATGGTACCTATTCACAGATACACGCGGTGCTAAAATGTTCGTAGACGGTGTTGATGCAGAAGATATCTATATGCTTGGATATGTAGCTGATTCAATTGATGGGCCTTACAAACCACTTAACGGTAGTGGACTGGTATTGCACCAAGATTTGAACAAACGTGATGTTACATGGAATTATGCTCACTTCGCAATTCCACAAGTAAAAGGCAACAAAGTCGTAATTACTAGCTATATGACCAACAGAGGATTCTATACCGATCATCATTCTACATTTGCACCAAGCTTTGAAGTAGAAATTGACGGTAGTGAAACCAAAGTCGTTCCTAATAGCATTTTAGAGCAAGGTCAAGTCACTTCTAATTAA